In the Mytilus galloprovincialis chromosome 10, xbMytGall1.hap1.1, whole genome shotgun sequence genome, one interval contains:
- the LOC143049142 gene encoding complement C1q and tumor necrosis factor-related protein 9B-like, whose translation MYRTILVYLCIGLIHIIYKVKCDLIKRENKQLDGKQCCYRTLDDAMTEIEDLAGKLDKLRNKSYGCKENTPEHPTAFTALSTFSSGLPNSPIPFDKVIANVGNSYNPSTGKFTAPVSGLYSISVSIMGLHGNSIHVKIRKNGQELARLWTHGGGRGEVASHTLNLPLKRGDQMWASGTPGKKIYVGEPYNVFSGILIASGKFN comes from the exons ATGTACAGAACAATCCTGGTGTATCTCTGCATAGGACTTATACACATAATTTACAAAGTGAAATGTGACTTAATAAAGAGAGAAAATAAGCAACTGGATGGAAAACAATGCTGTTATCGGACACTTG ACGATGCAATGACTGAAATTGAAGACCTTGCTGGGAAATTAGATAAACTCAGAAATAAATCTTATGGGTGCAAAG AAAATACACCAGAACATCCTACTGCATTTACAGCATTGTCTACATTTTCAAGTGGACTTCCAAATAGCCCAATTCCGTTTGACAAAGTAATTGCCAATGTCGGCAATTCTTATAACCCAAGTACAGGAAAATTCACAGCGCCTGTATCTGGACTTTACAGTATATCTGTCTCTATCATGGGTCTTCATGGGAACTCAATACATGTTAAGATCCGTAAGAATGGTCAGGAACTTGCAAGGCTTTGGACACATGGCGGAGGTAGAGGCGAAGTAGCATCTCATACGCTAAACCTTCCACTCAAAAGGGGAGACCAGATGTGGGCCAGTGGAACTCCCGGGAAGAAGATATACGTAGGAGAGCCTTATAACGTATTTTCAGGAATATTGATTGCAAGTGGAAAATTCAATTAA